A window of Branchiostoma floridae strain S238N-H82 chromosome 9, Bfl_VNyyK, whole genome shotgun sequence genomic DNA:
AAACCTACTTAACAGTAATACACATGGACACAACGGCTGTGATGTTTAAATATGGGGAGTATTTCCTTTCGCTTCCGAATTCCAGCTATTTTTCTTATCTTAATGagatacatacagtacatgttttGTACTCGGATAAATGCAGATATTCACAAAACAGAGAGAGTGGTTTAAGATGTTACAGAGTCCAGGAGTTAACAAGGCCTACATGATACAAGCTTGAACTTCTTCGATTCAGTGCAAGTTCCACATAGCAACTTGATACAGGTCCAACACAAGGGTATGGTTATCAGACCAAATAACCATTTAAATGACGTATGTTTAACGTGGCGTATGTTTCCTCAACTATATAAATAAATTACTTTGTAGTGTGCCACAATTACCAAGGTTTATGTCTACCTGGCATCCGTAGTACTAGCcgggatgccagactgtttccagggcctatacagccTAACTTCTCGGCTCTAAAGCCAACATACCCCCAAGGAATTTTTACAGCAGGTCCCCCTGAATTACACGGCAGATAGATTGGGCAGGTAAgaggtctggtatccaggtcACTAGCACTGTAACAGCACTCGCGCCAATTACTTTCATGATTTCTTTCATCAGTAGCACTAGGTTACTATTACAAAACTCGTGCCGATCACCTGTAATTTTTCTTCAGAACCTCGGAACAAAGAACACCTTGTTAAtctaaaatgtttgctatcaaaaCACTTCTTGTTTCTCCTTCACATCTCTTTATACCCTAACCAAACGTCTGCACTAATTCCTTTGCATTTCGACGTTGTTCAGTCGCACGGAATTCACGGGAGATCATATCTTAAGTTACGTAATCATGTATGCACCGACGTTCGTGGGCTTACTTTATATTCTCGAGTTGCGTAACCTTCTACGATATCTGATGACAATCAGTCCCTGCAGACTGAGCCCATACATATAGACGACTCCATTACATGTGAACTTTGATATTTCAGCTAGTGAGACTGCCAGCGAATTGAGCTTGTGGGATTGACGGAGTTTATATTAGCTTTGGTGTTTGAACCGTGTTTCCTTATTGATAATGCAGACCTTAATGTAGCTCACGTGATACTAAGACAGATATTAAGGGCCAAAGAGTCAAAGCCATACAAGGATATTGGGTCATCTTTGGAGGTTGTGTACATCTTATAAAGAAATGAAGTATTTTCTCCATCAACATTCCCTTTTCAATTTACCGCTTGGTGAATGTTGAATTGGATATCTTATTCTAGGTATCCATTTCTATTGCTAACGCTCATTtgattttgtcatttcaaaAATAATCTTTCAAAAATAAACGATGAaactttatctctgttatatactttgtctgacccttgcctcttccctcatgacctcaatgaaaagcggcctgcaggccgatttgagctttcatgaataaataaaggttaaaacaaacaaacaaaatctttGTTCCTTTGTTAAAGTTTCGTATGGAAATGGAATATTCTAGTATGGAATATTCTGCTTTTATTGTTCAATTTCTTGACAGAAAAATTCTTGAATAACTAAAATGGTGGGGAAAATAGATAAGATGTGCCCCAGATTTAAGGTAGAGGACTGCTACACTTAAGTATATACCGAAAGTCTCCGTAATAAAGAAAATACACACACGTAGGTCTGAAGATGTAATAAGAGCTGTTTTATTATGTAACCAGAGCGCACGGCCCGGGAGATCACGCCTTACCAAGAATATTTGGAACGTGGCGGATTGGTTCTCGGAATCTGACGACAGTACAAATTGGATTCGTGGTAGCGGCCATACATAATAAACTCAGCGCCACATTCGTCGTATTGTGAATAAAATCATACGGCTCTGAGTCGTTCTGTAAATAGCATTGAGAAATACGTGGAATCCGATCgaagcagaggtaaggctcctGCTGCTTTTTTGACAGTTCTTTCTGCGTTTCTATCGGGCTGTCTATTTTGCACCGCTCTGTTGATGTTAGGTCGCGAGACTtcaagaaaatggtacaaaatagacagCCCGATAAAAATAAACAccttagattaaaaaaaacggcCGGAGCCTACCCTATGCTTGGAGAGAATCAATTCCCCTCCTCCCCAACAATATCTCCAGATCCACCCCTTATTTGGAAAGACGGGGAGCTAGGTGCGCTCAGcgccaaaaaaaaattctttgttCCACAAACACAACATACGTGCCAAATATGGTCATATTAACAAATGCCATACACAAAATTACACTCTATTATTAGCAACAAAATGCAACGGTGGAACATGTATGATGTGCATAAGTATTAACGTATATGAACAATGTGATAATAAATATGAACAATACACATATGACTGAGACATGTAACATAAATCTGATCCTTCTTACACTACATCCTTTCGTGAGAGAGTTTGCCTTTCGTGTAATGACTGTAATCCTTTTCTACACGGGCATTTTCCACTGTGAAGGCGCATTCTAAACGCCTGACCTAGTCTAAACTCTACAGACAATACTGGCCTTTTTGTTCCCTCGCCACGTCGCCTAGCTACACAACAGACGGCAGAGGAAATGCCTGTTGGTCGGGATTTACTGGCTTTACAAAACATGTGGCTATTACAACTTGAACTGGCTAGCCGACACGTATATGACAGAAAATGACCAACATATCATATTAAAATAACATGCGAATTTCTAATAAATATTAAACTAACACAGAATTCTGTACACTCATTATGTACACAATTTCCTCACATTTAGACAAACCGGTACAAACTAGAACATATGTCTTTGGCCGGAAGTTTGTATCAAGCTCTGTAACTTTTTTACTGTCTGTGAGTAAGAGTCTCATAATTTACAATGCCTGACTGAGTTTGTATTATAAAGTCTTACTGCGAAGTTCATGTTCACCTTGTGGAATTGATCATACTTTGTACGGATAGTCCAGCAGGAATCTCTTTAGCGGTGTGGGTAGCGGAAGTTTGTGGGCCTCCCCGTCGGCCGTATGTCTGTGGATAGCCGTACGGCACAGATGCTGCAACGCGGGGATCTGCCCCTTCAAGGGGCGGCAAAGTTTGACCGGAACCTCTCTCCTTCCGCTCGGCTCTAGCCAGAAATGTTTGTCTCGTCCCGCTATCGTCTCTTCCATGTAGTAGTTCACTAATTTCACCACGCAGTCGAATTCTGGCGTGTCAGATTTTTTATCCGAGTCTAGTCTGAATTTCCCGTCCTCGGTGTAGTGTATCCTGACACTGGTCGGTCCCCGAGGAGTTTTTACACTCAGGCTGAAGAGATGAGCAGAGTTCTCGCTGTCCCGGACCAGAAACGTCCCGTCCTGTTTAGAGCGAAGTAGGGCTTTAGCCTTCCCTCCCGGTAAAGACCCCCAGTACCATCCGCTCGCCTCTAGCAAGTTCAAAGTCTTCATGATACGTTGAAGGTCGAACTCGGTGCTGCGAGCCTTGGCGTTGGGAGGCAGGCGGGACCTCATCTTGGCCGGCCTGTCCTCAGCTCCCTGCCGCTGAACCTCGTAACTCGTCCCGGGATCCCGTAAGGTAGAATCGACCATAACATTTGTCTGCTTGTTATCGTCAGTACTGGGTCGATCACCTCCATGCAAGCGCGCCCACACAAGCAAGGTCGCGAGGGTTTAGAGATTTACCGCGAGAGTCCATACCTCCACTTCCTGCTCTCGGTAACCAACGCCACTTTCGGCAGAAATGCGCGGCAGTTTGGCAGTCTTACGGCGAGAAATACACACAAAATATGCCCCAAACACCAGGATATCTCCGTGCTCGAAGTACCATCCGCTTCCGAGAACTAGTGAAGGCACAGCTTGCTTGTCTAGGGGTTCGTTGTCCCCTATGAATAGTTTTACTTAGAAATGCCCCAATCTGTAAAGCCGGTTCCAGGAAACCGAGCGTTGCCGTGAGACGGGGTTAAAGGTTACTCTTTCCATATTTGGCAATGCCTGACGTCATCGTCCTTGAAAGCAGTGCAGCCGGTTTGGCTGAGTGGTCAGGCACTCGGCAACGTGATATCATTATATCAACTCACATTTATCAAATGAATTGTTCTTGGAAAACCCAGAGCATTCAGACTAATGGTATGTTGTGTGAGTCTATAAACTCGTGAGTACACAACGTGCCCTCAAGTAACCTTTGGGGCGGTTACTTCAGTCGTGTCCTATTAAATCTTTCCACAGAACTTGCCGAAAATTGCAGTTTCCTCTCCCCACTAGTTCAGATTCTTGTTCAGATCTCCTGTATTTCACACAATTGTTGATGTAAGAATATGTTGTGAACATTGcacaatgtatatctgtataattACAACATGATGTTGCGAATACCAGTTTGCTGATGCATTGTATGTTTACATGATCAAATTCAGGAGGTTATATAGAATACTTAGTTAAACCATGTGTGTTAAATCAACTTGGCCTaaatttaaaatgaaaaaaaaaacacccggCAGTTCCagagaaagccgctagggggccaaacatACGTCGTTTTTCCTTACATCACACGCTGccacccaaaaaaaatcaagaccatagcatgtccgggtactaggtcaaaagatacaaaaatggaagttctgctgcagtaccaaggtcacaaacTAGGAGGCCCGAAGTTGTCCTTGACCTTGGTCAtcctaacacctacccacatacgtAATCCATGAAAAAGTtgttgagttatgctgactacaaaaattcacacacacacacacacacacacatacacacacacacacgcgcgcgcgcgcgcgcacacacacacatacagacagacacacatacagacacacacaaaaactatATCTCCGTTAAAAGAAACAACCCCTACCTACCAAGCCCATTTTTTCAAGACATTAATCGAGAACACAATTTTGTTTTTCCCAGATCTAATGGAAAGAAAATTGGGCTCAGATAGCGAGATTTTCACTAACATTAAACGAAATGCAAGAAAATCAACCCGTATGTTTCTGAACGTAGGTAGAAAATCATGGTTTTGTGACTCTTTTCATTCTGtccttttcatttctttcttttatttcatgtcaatCAAGGAGATtaaaataacctccttgatgtcaatgtacatgtactgtacgtCAGTGCCAGACAGCCATCCAGGATAAGATAAGAGTCACGTATTGCACACAATGATGGTAAATTACCCCTCTTCATATGGTAATTTGAGCGCGAAGTGTCACATGTCATCGTATTTTTCAAGGACTagacttaaggccccctctcacttgacgtgcggcacgcttgcggcattgctgcgttcggaagatgatTGAGTGGTACTAAATAAATTTGCAAGGTACATTTTTATAGATATAGCATTAACTGACCTAACAAACTGTAATTACATTCGAAGGAGGTTATGATTTGACTGTCTGTACTCCTTTTCAGGattttttctgtgttgttaCGTTGGTAATATTTTATCATGTTTCTACCGTTCTCTGCAGCTGTTGGAAAGGGTTGCTGAAAAGATATAGCAAAAAGTGCTATCATATAACTTCATGGTAGGCGAAATTGTCAAtttgccaatttctactattttcaaTGGCCGCCATGTAAAGCAGTACAATTTTTGCTAACTTAATTATATTTCTCCTATTTACCAACACTTTAAAGAGTCAAAAATGCCACGGAAGTCTGTTAGAAATAGATATTGACCCCAACCCCCTCCAAGCAGTTGTTAGGATGAAAAACcgtaacgttatgtttgttACACGCAACTATTAAACCCAGGATACATATGTGCTTGGCCAAAAAAGCTGACAGCCACAAAACGTCACAATTTTaacatcaatacatgtattccCATATCTCCCTTTCCTGAGAGCCATATAAAGAAATCTGTGCTGACATTTTCTGCGAACGTGAGCTTTTTCCGGAAAGTCAGTAATAATACGCACGAGCCAGGTTTACTGTTTCCTAGTAATCTCCGTTCAGACGTGGCTATAAATAGCGGTTGCTTGGCAGGCAGATAAGCCGATCGGGGACAAACCAATATTATGATAATCAGGAGAGAAGGACCAGCAATACGCCACTTGTGAAACTCCCCTTTATTGATGCACAACTCATATATCAAACCTACTAGGTCCGGACAAGGAATGGCCACCGAAGGCACAAATGACTTTTTCATCAGAACGAGGGACAGATTACAGGAAACGCTGCCGTAGAGATATTGCATTTCACAATTTTCTCGGAAACTGAGTGAATAAAAAATACCTTTCTCTTTTTTCCAAGACAATATGCTGTTGCCGGGTGGACAACGTGCGTCGAGCAAGGACTTACATAATAATTGTTCTTGCGTCAAGGGTGTAGTTGAAATCAAGGACCTTGGTGAAAGATTGGAAATGTAAAATGCTACTTCATGTTTTGACTTGCGATTTATCTATCTGAAAGGAGGAATGCCAAACCGAAGGAGGTAAACCTTTAATATTGGCAAAACCATACGCTTGTTTCAGTACAGCATATATCCAAAGTAGAGCGCCAAATGCGTCCTCTGGCGGACTTATCTGAAATAGCACGATGTCGGTCCCGGCAGCATCCATCCCTGGTTCTTCCAGTTCGCCTTCGCAAATGAGTCACAAGGAGCCCCAGAATGTAACCACCTGTCCTTCTTGTGAGAGCAAATCACACAAAggctgatatacatgtaacgttatacatataaGAGATCACAGATGCAAAGCCGACAAACACACCGACACATTTCCCCACTCCGTTGCTACATGGCCCTTTCCCATAATCTACAACAAGTACTCTGTCCACAACTTCTATTATGTCATCACTCATCTGTGACACCATGGACGGTAGTAATTACGTGCTGTACGTGTCTACCGTGCTCTACGTGTCTACCGTATAATTGAGTGTATACGAATGCTGCTACATTCCTTCGCAGAAGGCGGCACACACGTtatcactctccaagcagaggttaggcttcggttttttttaacgttctgtagtcatttttatcggactttctattttgtactctgtcTTGATATCTCGCAGCCTATTAAACAAGAaggagtacaaaatagaaagcccgataaaaacgactaaaaacgtcaaaaaacagtcggagcctaacctctgcttggagagcctccaagcagaggttaggctccggttgttttttgaCGGTTTTATTAGTCggttttatcggactttctatctCAGAGTACGCATCCTTTGAACCCTGGCAGTCTCATAACCGTAACCACGTCCAGAGAGagtgcttggagagtacgcaTCTATATCCTTTGAGCCCTGACAATCTCATAACCATAACCACGACCACACGAAGCTCAAAAGTAGTTAACATTCACCGGTGCTTCACACAGTGGAGCGTCATGAGATAGAGGTGGTGGTTACGCACGTATACCAATCATGGTCGGGGAGAGAGAGAGCCTTTGAGCTTGCGCAGCTGCAGTTCATGGTCATTTCTACCTGGTAAGGTGAACCCGGCTTCTCGGAATTGATGACATCAATCCTTCTCCGCTAGGGTAATTGTTTTTCGAGGTCAACACTGTTTGATAATTGATGTGGGGCTCTCCTAGCAGAGGCCGCGAGACAAAGGGAACACGGTatacgaaatagaaagcccgataaaaatacGTGGGAAgcgaaacaaaatgaaaactgtacaaaatagaaagcccgatagaaacacaaaaacacacgtaaAAAAATAACCGGAGTCGAacgtctacttggagagtaaagAAATTTAAGTTAGGTTATTCACCTTCATCAAAAACATTCGGGAGGGGGTGGGGATGGGGGTGAATCTGAATGCATATCTTATTAGATAGTGACTACATGTTATTTTAGGGTGAGGGGTAGAGTCATAAAGTTACTGTCAGAAAAAAAGTCTTCTCGAGAAACGGTGTGACCTCAAGGGCGATGAACTCCCACCAGCCTTTGCAATGTCACTTGAGGCCAATGTCACAGCAATGCTGGCGGAATCGCATCTTTACACAAGACTCACAAGTCTTTTCACCGATGGCGATGCTTTACACATTCAACGTTTCAGTGATCTAACGTTAGACCCTGCTGGTTAGACTAGAATTACTCTCTCACACTGCGGACATTACTAGGGTTATACGCTTTTACTATAAACGTTATACACAAACACCAGTGACCTTCATTGTCTTACTGGCACCTGATCCTCAAGGTCGACCTGGGTTACAAATACGCGGAAATAACAGAGAAGCCTTTACAGGTAAACATGTCATCGGTTACATGCATGTAAACATCCCCTTTACCAAGAACTGTATCCAGTCCTCACTTGATTTGTATAAACTGACCGTTGAGAATTCAAACGGACCATCAAGAGCCAATCATCGACACCTTTTAACCCTGCCTAGTTCTGTCAGCTACATATAGCATTGACTACCGAAGAGGGCCAATGACCCCTCCCTACTTCTGTCACGTTTTCTTTACTTAGTTACTGTTTTGTGGATTCGTCTGTCACTGATAGATTTTCATTCATCCCATGTCAACAGTTGCTTAAGAGGGTTTGCCACACCTAAACCACACAATGAACGATCATCTTTGTAAAGCTAGTAAAACTGGACTTAATATAACTCAAACAAATGGACAGATTTTGTAAACGGTAGAGAGGTGGAGGCTACCTGAAACCGGCGTCTGACCGTTTACTAGCTTGAGTTACTGATACATTGGGAAGTTCTTGTGTatcaaatcatatcatatcatgtcagaaagaataaaagcaatTATCTATTCGACTTGAATTGAGAGGACGTCAGTTAACGCCAAAAAAGCTCTTGCTACGTCTGACGGTAAGTATATTTCAAGACTATTCAGAAGATGCGTAGGAAGCAACAGTCCTTTAACTTCATAGCGTTCGCATCCACTTCATTCGGACTCAAGTTCAATGACCAGAAGTACAAGGCAACCCACCCAAACTTCCGCTAAGGACATTGAGGTACTAGTATTACAGcagatatttgttttgttcCTGTGTCTTTTCTCTTGAATAGTTAGGTAGGGGGATTTGGGTGAGGACACGCAAAAGGTTACAGTACCCACGCAAATCTGTTACTGGACTACGCAGACGATATACGCATGCTCGACACATACCGCCCACGTGTCCTTATAAAACCCCCGGGAGTGACGGAGATATGGTAAAGCCGCTTCACTCGTGCGTACATATACCGTAGGTCCGTacgaggtccgtatggaagtcttagccactaccaggctccacaggccaCTTggaaaaaagtagaaattggaggaacatagacagataacatgccagcggagttagctgggtcacaaataaaccatactcctcggacagctaacttctctggcatgttatttgtctatatttgcccaatttctactgtttttacagccctgtggagcctggtagagccGCTAAGAATTCCACAAGGACCTTATACGGACTCGAGTATATACGAACGTATGAACATTTATAACTACATTTATTGATTTTCTCGGGAAGAGCGGAAAGGATTTTTTAATGTCGGTTTGAACAATTCTGTAGATTGTAGTATTGCAAGTTCTTGTTGTCATGTGATGGTGTCATGATATCCTGAAAAAGGGTCACCGTGAAAACAAAACCATCgccaacatttcaaaatgtactgtatgacaatgccacaaaacaaacatatataaACACGAGGCAGACTGAGTGCCATCCTTGCTAACTTTATAATACTCGGGCTCCCATGCTCTCCACTTGCCAAGTATTGTAGACTATTGTAGCCCCGGATGGAACCCGGACTATCGTTGGATGACTTTTGACGCTTGTAAATGGCAAAACCCACTttccaaaacacacacacacacacacaggtggtGTGGTCAGGTGTCTTACGTGTTGACGGCGCGTAGTCATCTCAAATTTCTGTTGATCAAAACCACAGGTAGTTAACAACTCCTTATTTGGACATACCTCCCTATATGGCTCACCTCTGGTACGCTTGTGTATACCATGGATTATCACATAGATGGACTTACTTAACGTTACCACGAATTGGAAACTGTAACGTCATCCAGTTCCTCGAATGAAACTTATTCTCTGTATCATGGAGGGTCGAATAGGGGGTTCTGAGATTTGAAAGGGAAACGAGCtagtttattttttcttttattttttagatttattttggaatCTTTCCAAAATGGGTGGTCCATTCAGTTAATttggtaactgatttccaaatAAGAGCTTTTACAAAtcgtctgtatctgtatctatatagccggtacgagcgcccttcggcgtaacacaccagctaaatcATAACAAAACAAGGTGCAGAAAAAATGATTACTAAACATaggattgaatgattgattttaAAATATACACTCGGAATATGTAACTTGTCAGCTATTGTGGACCCCTCTTTACTTTTATTGCTATCCCTTCAAGAATATGATATCTCAGACTGTTCGTGTTattttcaagtttcttttcTAAGATGATCCTGAACACCCCCTGATAGCTTTGAAATGGAACTGCCCGTGTGCCATATGACATGTGACATGCATGAGGCCAATTCTACGGTAAGCCGTGTGATATGCGAATTTAATTGTAGCGCTGTAATTGTTTCCCAATGGACATATCCTATCAACCATACTCCATTAGGATTTCTTCATTGTGGTTGATTGCACTGGATGATCCCTTGGGACCCTTCGTTAACCCCGCACCTTTTAATTGAGGGGCGTGACACACCTGTCCAGTCGCAGGCTTCTTGGAAAGAGCCGAGACATCACCTGGCCGGGCGTCTTAGAAATGATTCGGTGGTCAAGCCACCAACGCATATTCTCTAAGTAGAGGTTATCGTTGGGAGACTAGTATCTTGTGTCTGCCTAATCTCCAgccagatttaccagtggcataagatactagtagttttatAACTGACTAAGGAGtgtagctggccaaagggagtcatcggCCACTCGTTTTTTTAAAACTCCTTGGGTAGTCAAACatactcctaggctggcttcactcctctggcagcttttgatactattttatgctaccgtaggatctgcttggagaatagtgtCTGCCTCCCTCTACTACTAGCTAGGCCCGCAAGCTTTACCATGAATTACATGGTTTGCCAACTAGGCAATGGTATAAGCTCCCCTTGTTCGTTGTGCCCGATACTCTCTAACATGCGAGTATGTGAGACAAGTCCGGCAAATCAACATTGCGACGCAAAATAGATTGAAATCAGAAACATGATTTAGTGCAAATTCTCTTCTTGCTTCAGCACTAAAGAAGGAAACATCTGATATTGCTGTCTTCANNNNNNNNNNNNNNNNNNNNNNNNNNNNNNNNNNNNNNNNNNNNNNNNNNNNNNNNNNNNNNN
This region includes:
- the LOC118422403 gene encoding suppressor of cytokine signaling 2-like — encoded protein: MVDSTLRDPGTSYEVQRQGAEDRPAKMRSRLPPNAKARSTEFDLQRIMKTLNLLEASGWYWGSLPGGKAKALLRSKQDGTFLVRDSENSAHLFSLSVKTPRGPTSVRIHYTEDGKFRLDSDKKSDTPEFDCVVKLVNYYMEETIAGRDKHFWLEPSGRREVPVKLCRPLKGQIPALQHLCRTAIHRHTADGEAHKLPLPTPLKRFLLDYPYKV